A genomic segment from Malus domestica chromosome 05, GDT2T_hap1 encodes:
- the LOC103431737 gene encoding TMV resistance protein N-like isoform X3 produces MALSTHRASASLLSSESPPRWKYDVFLSFRGADTRKGFVSHLYHELQRHGITTFFDDRELEGGASIPLGLPCAIKESHTAVVVLSPNYASSKWCLDELTNIVQCMKATNSILPVFYGVNPSDVGNQRGSFAEAFAEHDKKLISTEDKTKVTQWKADLKLVSKLYGWHLRNFKCERELIEDIVKCVWRKVQAPFTISDCSQRLVGTDSALEQLSLLLAHDANEVRFIGITGMGGLGKTTLAKLTFDNLFHHFEVHCFLANVREVCARDHTLVGLQKKLLFPILREKIAEIWDEGCGSIFTKKCLCNKKVLLVLDDVDQLNQLEVLAGNRGWFGMGSRIIITTRNERLLVQHGISTLYKMQGLNYGEALELFSLNAFRKEQPEEDFWELSEHFLKYAKGLPLALKTLGSFLYTRGQDSWKSELDNLHKITKPTIFNSLKISYDGLEEMEKRIFLDVACFHKGKCITEVIRILDSSFGISSCIMLYMLIERSLVDKDYKNRIGMHDLIQEMAWTIVGQESEDHGLRSRLWHPNDIFHVFMSNTGTRAIEAISLRLPQPKIEEVRQWNCETFSKMHGLRFLEFDNLIISSCPKFLPCSLRVMHWSWYPSKFLPTSFHPCFLTELKMPSSKIVRLWEGKKDLPNLKYIDLTFSYKLMSTPDFSGLPNLEKLYLWGCKNLVEIHPSIAVLKRLKVLCLHGCERIKRLPSKVEIDSLESFDLSYCSNVKKIPDFGEQMKNLSQLYVVGTAIETIPSSIEHLVGLTELDLRSCKNLLNLPSSICNLKSLRCLNVNRCSKLDQFPGDMEYLKTLYLGITMREPLVGMKNLEYLEVDGAESNARSREGWGLLRLLGLGKSRPDPACWGLLLSSLSGLCSLIELDLRDCNLCEGDIPDDIDCLSVLKKLYISGNNFVSLPESIRGLSKLQRLRLERCKSLQVLPHLPSNIKLHVDADNCTSLKRLCDPSKLSSCFANLYDFTFSSVNCITLVQDEGWINTILSRILKFAAEGPCPRYGTQIVSPGSEIPEWFSNQSVGHSVNVELPPPSCNNWLGIAFCVVFEDPKQNLANSAALICPYTLRQYDEFQIGVLPCFPNVTSRRCKVGSLVSEHLWVFYLPSKLCQAEQISFTTFYDYEREPGLNVVKKCGACLVYEQDLEELTQTLKILKRTHEYCDEAAPSGLESGSFDRIEQIHKRQKEG; encoded by the exons ATGGCGTTGAGCACCCACAGGGCCTCTGCATCTCTTCTTTCATCTGAATCACCTCCTCGATGGAAGTACGATGTATTTTTGAGCTTCAGGGGTGCAGACACCCGCAAGGGTTTTGTCTCCCATTTATACCACGAATTGCAACGACATGGGATTACAACTTTCTTTGATGACCGAGAGCTTGAAGGAGGAGCAAGTATTCCTCTGGGGCTCCCATGTGCGATTAAAGAATCACATACTGCAGTCGTTGTTCTCTCGCCAAACTATGCATCTTCCAAATGGTGCTTGGATGAACTTACAAATATTGTTCAATGCATGAAAGCCACCAACTCAATTCTCCCAGTCTTTTATGGTGTGAACCCCTCTGACGTAGGAAATCAAAGGGGGTCTTTTGCCGAAGCCTTTGCTGAGCATGACAAAAAGTTAATTAGTACTGAAGACAAAACGAAGGTGACCCAGTGGAAAGCTGATCTAAAACTAGTGTCCAAACTTTATGGGTGGCATTTGAGGAACTTTAA GTGTGAAAGAGAGCTGATTGAAGACATCGTTAAATGTGTGTGGAGGAAAGTGCAAGCTCCATTCACGATATCAGATTGCTCTCAGAGGTTAGTCGGAACTGACTCTGCACTTGAGCAACTGAGTTTGCTATTAGCTCATGATGCAAATGAGGTTCGCTTTATTGGGATAACAGGGATGGGTGGCCTAGGCAAGACAACCCTTGCTAAGCTAACTTTTGATAACCTTTTCCATCATTTTGAAGTTCACTGTTTTCTTGCCAATGTTAGAGAGGTTTGTGCAAGAGATCATACTCTAGTTGGTCTTCAAAAGAAACTTCTTTTCCCGATCTTAAGGGAAAAGATTGCAGAAATTTGGGATGAAGGGTGCGGAAGCATTTTCACTAAGAAGTGCTTGTGCAATAAGAAGGTTCTTCTTGTACTTGATGATGTGGATCAATTAAACCAACTAGAAGTACTAGCTGGAAATCGAGGTTGGTTTGGTATGGGAAGTAGAATTATTATTACAACTAGGAATGAACGTTTGCTAGTCCAACATGGTATATCAACATTATATAAGATGCAGGGATTGAATTATGGTGAAGCTCTTGAGCTCTTTAGTCTCAATGCCTTCAGAAAAGAACAACCCGAGGAAGATTTTTGGGAACTCTCTGAGCATTTCCTAAAATATGCCAAAGGCCTTCCATTAGCTCTTAAAACGTTGGGTTCTTTTTTGTACACGAGGGGTCAAGATTCATGGAAGAGTGAGTTGGATAATCTTCATAAAATTACTAAGccaacaattttcaattcactcAAAATCAGTTATGACGGACTAGAGGAGATGGAGAAGAGAATTTTTCTCGATGTTGCTTGTTTCCACAAAGGGAAGTGCATCACGGAAGTAATACGAATACTAGATAGTTCTTTTGGAATTTCTAGTTGTATTATGTTATATATGCTAATTGAGAGATCCCTCGTAGACAAGGATTACAAAAACAGGATAGGGATGCATGATTTGATACAAGAAATGGCGTGGACAATTGTTGGTCAAGAGTCTGAAGATCATGGTCTACGCAGTAGGTTGTGGCATCCCAATGACATTTTTCATGTTTTCATGAGTAATACG GGGACAAGAGCAATTGAAGCCATATCCTTACGCTTGCCCCAGCCCAAAATAGAAGAAGTACGCCAGTGGAATTGTGAAACCTTCTCTAAGATGCATGGACTAAGGTTTCTGGAATTTGATAATTTGATCATTTCATCATGCCCCAAGTTTCTTCCATGTTCCTTGAGAGTTATGCATTGGAGTTGGTATCCTTCCAAATTTCTTCCAACAAGCTTTCACCCGTGTTTTCTTACTGAGCTTAAGATGCCTAGTAGCAAAATCGTTCGGCTTTGGGAGGGAAAAAAG GATTTGCCCAACTTGAAATATATTGATCTTACCTTCTCCTATAAATTGATGAGCACCCCAGATTTCAGTGGTCTTCCAAATCTTGAGAAGTTGTATCTTTGGGGTTGTAAGAATTTAGTTGAGATACACCCGTCTATTGCAGTCCTTAAGAGACTCAAAGTTTTGTGTCTTCATGGCTGTGAAAGGATTAAGAGACTCCCAAGTAAGGTAGAAATTGATTCTCTTGAATCTTTCGATCTTTCTTACTGCTCAAATGTGAAAAAGATTCCAGATTTTGGGGAGCAGATGAAGAATTTGTCCCAACTTTATGTAGTTGGGACTGCAATTGAGACAATACCTTCATCAATTGAACATTTGGTAGGCCTTACTGAATTGGACCTAAGGAGTTGCAAAAATCTCTTGAATCTTCCAAGTTCGATTTGTAATTTGAAGTCTCTTAGGTGTCTCAATGTGAATAGATGCTCAAAACTTGACCAATTCCCTGGGGACATGGAGTACTTAAAGACACTTTATTTAGGAATCACCATGAGAGAGCCACTTGTTGGTATGAAAAACCTCGAATATCTAGAAGTTGACGGTGCAGAATCGAATGCTAGATCAAGGGAAGGGTGGGGCCTTCTTCGCTTATTAGGACTTGGAAAGAGTCGTCCTGATCCTGCTTGTTGGGGTTTGTTGTTGTCTTCTCTAAGTGGTTTATGCTCTTTGATAGAATTGGACCTAAGAGACTGTAATCTCTGTGAGGGAGATATCCCCGATGATATTGACTGCTTGTCCGTTTTGAAAAAATTGTACATCAGTGGAAACAATTTCGTCAGCCTTCCCGAAAGCATTAGAGGTCTTTCTAAGCTTCAGCGTCTTAGGTTGGAGAGGTGCAAAAGCCTTCAAGTATTGCCACATCTTCCATCAAATATCAAATTACATGTAGATGCAGACAACTGTACTTCCTTAAAAAGGTTGTGTGATCCATCCAAGTTGAGCAGCTGTTTCGCCAATTTGTATGATTTTACTTTCAGTTCTGTGAATTGCATTACATTGGTTCAAGATGAAGGCTGGATTAATACAATCCTTTCAAGGATTCTTAAATTTGCCGCtgag GGACCCTGTCCAAGGTATGGCACACAGATTGTAAGCCCTGGAAGTGAAATTCCAGAGTGGTTCAGCAATCAAAGTGTGGGGCATTCAGTAAATGTGGAGCTACCACCACCATCATGCAACAACTGGCTGGGGATTGcgttttgtgttgtttttgaaGATCCTAAGCAAAACTTGGCAAATTCAGCTGCCCTTATTTGTCCTTATACTCTTCGCCAATATGATGAATTCCAGATCGGAGTTTTACCCTGTTTTCCCAATGTCACGAGTCGGCGCTGTAAAGTAGGGAGTCTTGTGTCGGAACACCTTTGGGTATTTTATTTGCCTTCTAAACTATGTCAAGCTGAGCAGATTTCATTCACAACGTTTTATGATTATGAACGCGAACCAGGCTTAAATGTAGTGAAGAAGTGTGGGGCCTGTTTGGTGTACGAGCAAGATTTGGAAGAGCTCACCCAAACACTAAAAATTTTGAAGCGAACACATGAATATTGTGACGAGGCGGCTCCGAGTGGACTTGAAAGTGGTAGCTTTGACCGCATAGAACAAATCCACAAAAGGCAGAAGGAAGGCTAA
- the LOC103431737 gene encoding TMV resistance protein N-like isoform X2, which translates to MPKSTSKPTKTENSNSGRHFQIVWSHFPMALSTHRASASLLSSESPPRWKYDVFLSFRGADTRKGFVSHLYHELQRHGITTFFDDRELEGGASIPLGLPCAIKESHTAVVVLSPNYASSKWCLDELTNIVQCMKATNSILPVFYGVNPSDVGNQRGSFAEAFAEHDKKLISTEDKTKVTQWKADLKLVSKLYGWHLRNFKCERELIEDIVKCVWRKVQAPFTISDCSQRLVGTDSALEQLSLLLAHDANEVRFIGITGMGGLGKTTLAKLTFDNLFHHFEVHCFLANVREVCARDHTLVGLQKKLLFPILREKIAEIWDEGCGSIFTKKCLCNKKVLLVLDDVDQLNQLEVLAGNRGWFGMGSRIIITTRNERLLVQHGISTLYKMQGLNYGEALELFSLNAFRKEQPEEDFWELSEHFLKYAKGLPLALKTLGSFLYTRGQDSWKSELDNLHKITKPTIFNSLKISYDGLEEMEKRIFLDVACFHKGKCITEVIRILDSSFGISSCIMLYMLIERSLVDKDYKNRIGMHDLIQEMAWTIVGQESEDHGLRSRLWHPNDIFHVFMSNTGTRAIEAISLRLPQPKIEEVRQWNCETFSKMHGLRFLEFDNLIISSCPKFLPCSLRVMHWSWYPSKFLPTSFHPCFLTELKMPSSKIVRLWEGKKDLPNLKYIDLTFSYKLMSTPDFSGLPNLEKLYLWGCKNLVEIHPSIAVLKRLKVLCLHGCERIKRLPSKVEIDSLESFDLSYCSNVKKIPDFGEQMKNLSQLYVVGTAIETIPSSIEHLVGLTELDLRSCKNLLNLPSSICNLKSLRCLNVNRCSKLDQFPGDMEYLKTLYLGITMREPLVGMKNLEYLEVDGAESNARSREGWGLLRLLGLGKSRPDPACWGLLLSSLSGLCSLIELDLRDCNLCEGDIPDDIDCLSVLKKLYISGNNFVSLPESIRGLSKLQRLRLERCKSLQVLPHLPSNIKLHVDADNCTSLKRLCDPSKLSSCFANLYDFTFSSVNCITLVQDEGWINTILSRILKFAAEGPCPRYGTQIVSPGSEIPEWFSNQSVGHSVNVELPPPSCNNWLGIAFCVVFEDPKQNLANSAALICPYTLRQYDEFQIGVLPCFPNVTSRRCKVGSLVSEHLWVFYLPSKLCQAEQISFTTFYDYEREPGLNVVKKCGACLVYEQDLEELTQTLKILKRTHEYCDEAAPSGLESGSFDRIEQIHKRQKEG; encoded by the exons ATGCCCAAATCCACTTCGAAACCGACGAAAACGGAGAACTCCAACTCGGGCCGTCACTTTCAG ATCGTGTGGAGTCACTTTCCAATGGCGTTGAGCACCCACAGGGCCTCTGCATCTCTTCTTTCATCTGAATCACCTCCTCGATGGAAGTACGATGTATTTTTGAGCTTCAGGGGTGCAGACACCCGCAAGGGTTTTGTCTCCCATTTATACCACGAATTGCAACGACATGGGATTACAACTTTCTTTGATGACCGAGAGCTTGAAGGAGGAGCAAGTATTCCTCTGGGGCTCCCATGTGCGATTAAAGAATCACATACTGCAGTCGTTGTTCTCTCGCCAAACTATGCATCTTCCAAATGGTGCTTGGATGAACTTACAAATATTGTTCAATGCATGAAAGCCACCAACTCAATTCTCCCAGTCTTTTATGGTGTGAACCCCTCTGACGTAGGAAATCAAAGGGGGTCTTTTGCCGAAGCCTTTGCTGAGCATGACAAAAAGTTAATTAGTACTGAAGACAAAACGAAGGTGACCCAGTGGAAAGCTGATCTAAAACTAGTGTCCAAACTTTATGGGTGGCATTTGAGGAACTTTAA GTGTGAAAGAGAGCTGATTGAAGACATCGTTAAATGTGTGTGGAGGAAAGTGCAAGCTCCATTCACGATATCAGATTGCTCTCAGAGGTTAGTCGGAACTGACTCTGCACTTGAGCAACTGAGTTTGCTATTAGCTCATGATGCAAATGAGGTTCGCTTTATTGGGATAACAGGGATGGGTGGCCTAGGCAAGACAACCCTTGCTAAGCTAACTTTTGATAACCTTTTCCATCATTTTGAAGTTCACTGTTTTCTTGCCAATGTTAGAGAGGTTTGTGCAAGAGATCATACTCTAGTTGGTCTTCAAAAGAAACTTCTTTTCCCGATCTTAAGGGAAAAGATTGCAGAAATTTGGGATGAAGGGTGCGGAAGCATTTTCACTAAGAAGTGCTTGTGCAATAAGAAGGTTCTTCTTGTACTTGATGATGTGGATCAATTAAACCAACTAGAAGTACTAGCTGGAAATCGAGGTTGGTTTGGTATGGGAAGTAGAATTATTATTACAACTAGGAATGAACGTTTGCTAGTCCAACATGGTATATCAACATTATATAAGATGCAGGGATTGAATTATGGTGAAGCTCTTGAGCTCTTTAGTCTCAATGCCTTCAGAAAAGAACAACCCGAGGAAGATTTTTGGGAACTCTCTGAGCATTTCCTAAAATATGCCAAAGGCCTTCCATTAGCTCTTAAAACGTTGGGTTCTTTTTTGTACACGAGGGGTCAAGATTCATGGAAGAGTGAGTTGGATAATCTTCATAAAATTACTAAGccaacaattttcaattcactcAAAATCAGTTATGACGGACTAGAGGAGATGGAGAAGAGAATTTTTCTCGATGTTGCTTGTTTCCACAAAGGGAAGTGCATCACGGAAGTAATACGAATACTAGATAGTTCTTTTGGAATTTCTAGTTGTATTATGTTATATATGCTAATTGAGAGATCCCTCGTAGACAAGGATTACAAAAACAGGATAGGGATGCATGATTTGATACAAGAAATGGCGTGGACAATTGTTGGTCAAGAGTCTGAAGATCATGGTCTACGCAGTAGGTTGTGGCATCCCAATGACATTTTTCATGTTTTCATGAGTAATACG GGGACAAGAGCAATTGAAGCCATATCCTTACGCTTGCCCCAGCCCAAAATAGAAGAAGTACGCCAGTGGAATTGTGAAACCTTCTCTAAGATGCATGGACTAAGGTTTCTGGAATTTGATAATTTGATCATTTCATCATGCCCCAAGTTTCTTCCATGTTCCTTGAGAGTTATGCATTGGAGTTGGTATCCTTCCAAATTTCTTCCAACAAGCTTTCACCCGTGTTTTCTTACTGAGCTTAAGATGCCTAGTAGCAAAATCGTTCGGCTTTGGGAGGGAAAAAAG GATTTGCCCAACTTGAAATATATTGATCTTACCTTCTCCTATAAATTGATGAGCACCCCAGATTTCAGTGGTCTTCCAAATCTTGAGAAGTTGTATCTTTGGGGTTGTAAGAATTTAGTTGAGATACACCCGTCTATTGCAGTCCTTAAGAGACTCAAAGTTTTGTGTCTTCATGGCTGTGAAAGGATTAAGAGACTCCCAAGTAAGGTAGAAATTGATTCTCTTGAATCTTTCGATCTTTCTTACTGCTCAAATGTGAAAAAGATTCCAGATTTTGGGGAGCAGATGAAGAATTTGTCCCAACTTTATGTAGTTGGGACTGCAATTGAGACAATACCTTCATCAATTGAACATTTGGTAGGCCTTACTGAATTGGACCTAAGGAGTTGCAAAAATCTCTTGAATCTTCCAAGTTCGATTTGTAATTTGAAGTCTCTTAGGTGTCTCAATGTGAATAGATGCTCAAAACTTGACCAATTCCCTGGGGACATGGAGTACTTAAAGACACTTTATTTAGGAATCACCATGAGAGAGCCACTTGTTGGTATGAAAAACCTCGAATATCTAGAAGTTGACGGTGCAGAATCGAATGCTAGATCAAGGGAAGGGTGGGGCCTTCTTCGCTTATTAGGACTTGGAAAGAGTCGTCCTGATCCTGCTTGTTGGGGTTTGTTGTTGTCTTCTCTAAGTGGTTTATGCTCTTTGATAGAATTGGACCTAAGAGACTGTAATCTCTGTGAGGGAGATATCCCCGATGATATTGACTGCTTGTCCGTTTTGAAAAAATTGTACATCAGTGGAAACAATTTCGTCAGCCTTCCCGAAAGCATTAGAGGTCTTTCTAAGCTTCAGCGTCTTAGGTTGGAGAGGTGCAAAAGCCTTCAAGTATTGCCACATCTTCCATCAAATATCAAATTACATGTAGATGCAGACAACTGTACTTCCTTAAAAAGGTTGTGTGATCCATCCAAGTTGAGCAGCTGTTTCGCCAATTTGTATGATTTTACTTTCAGTTCTGTGAATTGCATTACATTGGTTCAAGATGAAGGCTGGATTAATACAATCCTTTCAAGGATTCTTAAATTTGCCGCtgag GGACCCTGTCCAAGGTATGGCACACAGATTGTAAGCCCTGGAAGTGAAATTCCAGAGTGGTTCAGCAATCAAAGTGTGGGGCATTCAGTAAATGTGGAGCTACCACCACCATCATGCAACAACTGGCTGGGGATTGcgttttgtgttgtttttgaaGATCCTAAGCAAAACTTGGCAAATTCAGCTGCCCTTATTTGTCCTTATACTCTTCGCCAATATGATGAATTCCAGATCGGAGTTTTACCCTGTTTTCCCAATGTCACGAGTCGGCGCTGTAAAGTAGGGAGTCTTGTGTCGGAACACCTTTGGGTATTTTATTTGCCTTCTAAACTATGTCAAGCTGAGCAGATTTCATTCACAACGTTTTATGATTATGAACGCGAACCAGGCTTAAATGTAGTGAAGAAGTGTGGGGCCTGTTTGGTGTACGAGCAAGATTTGGAAGAGCTCACCCAAACACTAAAAATTTTGAAGCGAACACATGAATATTGTGACGAGGCGGCTCCGAGTGGACTTGAAAGTGGTAGCTTTGACCGCATAGAACAAATCCACAAAAGGCAGAAGGAAGGCTAA
- the LOC103431737 gene encoding TMV resistance protein N-like isoform X1 gives MPKSTSKPTKTENSNSGRHFQDFSGRGFVTTRIVGKNCYIVWSHFPMALSTHRASASLLSSESPPRWKYDVFLSFRGADTRKGFVSHLYHELQRHGITTFFDDRELEGGASIPLGLPCAIKESHTAVVVLSPNYASSKWCLDELTNIVQCMKATNSILPVFYGVNPSDVGNQRGSFAEAFAEHDKKLISTEDKTKVTQWKADLKLVSKLYGWHLRNFKCERELIEDIVKCVWRKVQAPFTISDCSQRLVGTDSALEQLSLLLAHDANEVRFIGITGMGGLGKTTLAKLTFDNLFHHFEVHCFLANVREVCARDHTLVGLQKKLLFPILREKIAEIWDEGCGSIFTKKCLCNKKVLLVLDDVDQLNQLEVLAGNRGWFGMGSRIIITTRNERLLVQHGISTLYKMQGLNYGEALELFSLNAFRKEQPEEDFWELSEHFLKYAKGLPLALKTLGSFLYTRGQDSWKSELDNLHKITKPTIFNSLKISYDGLEEMEKRIFLDVACFHKGKCITEVIRILDSSFGISSCIMLYMLIERSLVDKDYKNRIGMHDLIQEMAWTIVGQESEDHGLRSRLWHPNDIFHVFMSNTGTRAIEAISLRLPQPKIEEVRQWNCETFSKMHGLRFLEFDNLIISSCPKFLPCSLRVMHWSWYPSKFLPTSFHPCFLTELKMPSSKIVRLWEGKKDLPNLKYIDLTFSYKLMSTPDFSGLPNLEKLYLWGCKNLVEIHPSIAVLKRLKVLCLHGCERIKRLPSKVEIDSLESFDLSYCSNVKKIPDFGEQMKNLSQLYVVGTAIETIPSSIEHLVGLTELDLRSCKNLLNLPSSICNLKSLRCLNVNRCSKLDQFPGDMEYLKTLYLGITMREPLVGMKNLEYLEVDGAESNARSREGWGLLRLLGLGKSRPDPACWGLLLSSLSGLCSLIELDLRDCNLCEGDIPDDIDCLSVLKKLYISGNNFVSLPESIRGLSKLQRLRLERCKSLQVLPHLPSNIKLHVDADNCTSLKRLCDPSKLSSCFANLYDFTFSSVNCITLVQDEGWINTILSRILKFAAEGPCPRYGTQIVSPGSEIPEWFSNQSVGHSVNVELPPPSCNNWLGIAFCVVFEDPKQNLANSAALICPYTLRQYDEFQIGVLPCFPNVTSRRCKVGSLVSEHLWVFYLPSKLCQAEQISFTTFYDYEREPGLNVVKKCGACLVYEQDLEELTQTLKILKRTHEYCDEAAPSGLESGSFDRIEQIHKRQKEG, from the exons ATGCCCAAATCCACTTCGAAACCGACGAAAACGGAGAACTCCAACTCGGGCCGTCACTTTCAG GATTTTAGTGGTAGAGGTTTCGTGACAACAAGGATTGTTGGTAAAAACTGTTAT ATCGTGTGGAGTCACTTTCCAATGGCGTTGAGCACCCACAGGGCCTCTGCATCTCTTCTTTCATCTGAATCACCTCCTCGATGGAAGTACGATGTATTTTTGAGCTTCAGGGGTGCAGACACCCGCAAGGGTTTTGTCTCCCATTTATACCACGAATTGCAACGACATGGGATTACAACTTTCTTTGATGACCGAGAGCTTGAAGGAGGAGCAAGTATTCCTCTGGGGCTCCCATGTGCGATTAAAGAATCACATACTGCAGTCGTTGTTCTCTCGCCAAACTATGCATCTTCCAAATGGTGCTTGGATGAACTTACAAATATTGTTCAATGCATGAAAGCCACCAACTCAATTCTCCCAGTCTTTTATGGTGTGAACCCCTCTGACGTAGGAAATCAAAGGGGGTCTTTTGCCGAAGCCTTTGCTGAGCATGACAAAAAGTTAATTAGTACTGAAGACAAAACGAAGGTGACCCAGTGGAAAGCTGATCTAAAACTAGTGTCCAAACTTTATGGGTGGCATTTGAGGAACTTTAA GTGTGAAAGAGAGCTGATTGAAGACATCGTTAAATGTGTGTGGAGGAAAGTGCAAGCTCCATTCACGATATCAGATTGCTCTCAGAGGTTAGTCGGAACTGACTCTGCACTTGAGCAACTGAGTTTGCTATTAGCTCATGATGCAAATGAGGTTCGCTTTATTGGGATAACAGGGATGGGTGGCCTAGGCAAGACAACCCTTGCTAAGCTAACTTTTGATAACCTTTTCCATCATTTTGAAGTTCACTGTTTTCTTGCCAATGTTAGAGAGGTTTGTGCAAGAGATCATACTCTAGTTGGTCTTCAAAAGAAACTTCTTTTCCCGATCTTAAGGGAAAAGATTGCAGAAATTTGGGATGAAGGGTGCGGAAGCATTTTCACTAAGAAGTGCTTGTGCAATAAGAAGGTTCTTCTTGTACTTGATGATGTGGATCAATTAAACCAACTAGAAGTACTAGCTGGAAATCGAGGTTGGTTTGGTATGGGAAGTAGAATTATTATTACAACTAGGAATGAACGTTTGCTAGTCCAACATGGTATATCAACATTATATAAGATGCAGGGATTGAATTATGGTGAAGCTCTTGAGCTCTTTAGTCTCAATGCCTTCAGAAAAGAACAACCCGAGGAAGATTTTTGGGAACTCTCTGAGCATTTCCTAAAATATGCCAAAGGCCTTCCATTAGCTCTTAAAACGTTGGGTTCTTTTTTGTACACGAGGGGTCAAGATTCATGGAAGAGTGAGTTGGATAATCTTCATAAAATTACTAAGccaacaattttcaattcactcAAAATCAGTTATGACGGACTAGAGGAGATGGAGAAGAGAATTTTTCTCGATGTTGCTTGTTTCCACAAAGGGAAGTGCATCACGGAAGTAATACGAATACTAGATAGTTCTTTTGGAATTTCTAGTTGTATTATGTTATATATGCTAATTGAGAGATCCCTCGTAGACAAGGATTACAAAAACAGGATAGGGATGCATGATTTGATACAAGAAATGGCGTGGACAATTGTTGGTCAAGAGTCTGAAGATCATGGTCTACGCAGTAGGTTGTGGCATCCCAATGACATTTTTCATGTTTTCATGAGTAATACG GGGACAAGAGCAATTGAAGCCATATCCTTACGCTTGCCCCAGCCCAAAATAGAAGAAGTACGCCAGTGGAATTGTGAAACCTTCTCTAAGATGCATGGACTAAGGTTTCTGGAATTTGATAATTTGATCATTTCATCATGCCCCAAGTTTCTTCCATGTTCCTTGAGAGTTATGCATTGGAGTTGGTATCCTTCCAAATTTCTTCCAACAAGCTTTCACCCGTGTTTTCTTACTGAGCTTAAGATGCCTAGTAGCAAAATCGTTCGGCTTTGGGAGGGAAAAAAG GATTTGCCCAACTTGAAATATATTGATCTTACCTTCTCCTATAAATTGATGAGCACCCCAGATTTCAGTGGTCTTCCAAATCTTGAGAAGTTGTATCTTTGGGGTTGTAAGAATTTAGTTGAGATACACCCGTCTATTGCAGTCCTTAAGAGACTCAAAGTTTTGTGTCTTCATGGCTGTGAAAGGATTAAGAGACTCCCAAGTAAGGTAGAAATTGATTCTCTTGAATCTTTCGATCTTTCTTACTGCTCAAATGTGAAAAAGATTCCAGATTTTGGGGAGCAGATGAAGAATTTGTCCCAACTTTATGTAGTTGGGACTGCAATTGAGACAATACCTTCATCAATTGAACATTTGGTAGGCCTTACTGAATTGGACCTAAGGAGTTGCAAAAATCTCTTGAATCTTCCAAGTTCGATTTGTAATTTGAAGTCTCTTAGGTGTCTCAATGTGAATAGATGCTCAAAACTTGACCAATTCCCTGGGGACATGGAGTACTTAAAGACACTTTATTTAGGAATCACCATGAGAGAGCCACTTGTTGGTATGAAAAACCTCGAATATCTAGAAGTTGACGGTGCAGAATCGAATGCTAGATCAAGGGAAGGGTGGGGCCTTCTTCGCTTATTAGGACTTGGAAAGAGTCGTCCTGATCCTGCTTGTTGGGGTTTGTTGTTGTCTTCTCTAAGTGGTTTATGCTCTTTGATAGAATTGGACCTAAGAGACTGTAATCTCTGTGAGGGAGATATCCCCGATGATATTGACTGCTTGTCCGTTTTGAAAAAATTGTACATCAGTGGAAACAATTTCGTCAGCCTTCCCGAAAGCATTAGAGGTCTTTCTAAGCTTCAGCGTCTTAGGTTGGAGAGGTGCAAAAGCCTTCAAGTATTGCCACATCTTCCATCAAATATCAAATTACATGTAGATGCAGACAACTGTACTTCCTTAAAAAGGTTGTGTGATCCATCCAAGTTGAGCAGCTGTTTCGCCAATTTGTATGATTTTACTTTCAGTTCTGTGAATTGCATTACATTGGTTCAAGATGAAGGCTGGATTAATACAATCCTTTCAAGGATTCTTAAATTTGCCGCtgag GGACCCTGTCCAAGGTATGGCACACAGATTGTAAGCCCTGGAAGTGAAATTCCAGAGTGGTTCAGCAATCAAAGTGTGGGGCATTCAGTAAATGTGGAGCTACCACCACCATCATGCAACAACTGGCTGGGGATTGcgttttgtgttgtttttgaaGATCCTAAGCAAAACTTGGCAAATTCAGCTGCCCTTATTTGTCCTTATACTCTTCGCCAATATGATGAATTCCAGATCGGAGTTTTACCCTGTTTTCCCAATGTCACGAGTCGGCGCTGTAAAGTAGGGAGTCTTGTGTCGGAACACCTTTGGGTATTTTATTTGCCTTCTAAACTATGTCAAGCTGAGCAGATTTCATTCACAACGTTTTATGATTATGAACGCGAACCAGGCTTAAATGTAGTGAAGAAGTGTGGGGCCTGTTTGGTGTACGAGCAAGATTTGGAAGAGCTCACCCAAACACTAAAAATTTTGAAGCGAACACATGAATATTGTGACGAGGCGGCTCCGAGTGGACTTGAAAGTGGTAGCTTTGACCGCATAGAACAAATCCACAAAAGGCAGAAGGAAGGCTAA